A single window of Crassostrea angulata isolate pt1a10 chromosome 8, ASM2561291v2, whole genome shotgun sequence DNA harbors:
- the LOC128159014 gene encoding uncharacterized protein LOC128159014 translates to MAFSESQIPPEAQHYLVCGTEDCDKNCQFYCNDCHQPMCEQCRDEHQKNKKTKNHEVVHYKQRKRRIPAEKCKIHPTKDRDLLCEECQIPICSKCTAIKEHRGHVFTDLEIVFAEKVLQNQEEIDKIRNYFEPVSQDVKIEIAGDVTEIKKIMEGIRTSMKAEAESVKRMVDTVTSDNIKQVNKIEQSLLETLNGQNQEIDDFINYLNDLIQTYYGYLSPSKIENLTSSLKSKSLKIRPVPETSKPVPPVFTAGQHSKEDVAKLLGKITVPNTKAENRKIKPMDTASTQLKPTGKQRKQDREKSDVKQTLSLSSSVTKVREYTVPGVCSVYHISLGKSGRLWVSDYIGNLVQTDLKGYQLQKIQTSGRDEGYHTVTQDGDLIYTDKHIKVIYRITPDDTITEFIKTGDWESLSIHSFHTNGDILVGMIKDGEPSKVTRYNKTGTEMQNIQRDNKGQTLYGTPHYITENINGDVCVSDHYSGVVVVDKSGQHRFSYTGQGSWFRPYGICTDVLGHILVCDTYSDTVHLLDQDGQFLSVLLTEQQGLKYPYSVCVDDENNLWVGQYETNTVTVYKYLQ, encoded by the coding sequence ATGGCATTTTCTGAATCCCAAATACCACCCGAGGCCCAGCATTATTTGGTGTGTGGCACTGAAGACTGTGATAAGAACTGCCAGTTTTACTGCAATGACTGTCACCAACCAATGTGTGAACAATGCAGAGATGAACATCAGAAGAATAAGAAAACCAAGAATCATGAAGTGGTCCATTATAAACAACGCAAACGTCGAATTCCTGCAGAGAAATGCAAGATTCACCCCACAAAAGACAGAGATCTTCTCTGTGAGGAATGCCAGATTCCCATTTGTTCTAAATGCACAGCCATAAAAGAACATCGCGGCCATGTTTTTACTGATCTAGAAATTGTCTTTGCTGAAAAGGTATTGCAAAATCAAGAGGAAATTGACAAAATTCGAAATTATTTTGAGCCAGTTTCTCAAGACGTGAAAATAGAAATTGCTGGAGATGTCACAGAAATAAAGAAGATCATGGAAGGTATAAGAACATCCATGAAAGCTGAAGCTGAGTCTGTGAAAAGAATGGTAGACACAGTCACATCAGATAATATAAAACAAGTCAACAAAATAGAACAGTCATTGTTAGAAACATTAAACGGTCAAAACCAAGAAATAGATGACTTCATCAACTATCTTAATGATTTAATCCAAACATATTATGGTTACCTATCTCcctcaaaaattgaaaatttaacatcatcTCTCAAATCAAAAAGCCTTAAAATTCGACCTGTGCCAGAGACATCCAAACCAGTCCCACCCGTATTTACTGCTGGTCAACACAGCAAGGAAGATGTCGCCAAACTACTGGGTAAAATAACTGTTCCCAACACAAAAgcagaaaacagaaaaataaagccCATGGATACTGCCTCTACACAGTTGAAACCTACAGGGAAACAGAGGAAACAAGACAGAGAGAAATCTGACGTGAAACAAACACTGTCTCTGTCTTCGTCTGTCACCAAGGTCAGGGAGTACACAGTACCAGGTGTTTGCagtgtatatcatatatcactAGGTAAATCAGGCAGACTCTGGGTCAGTGATTATATAGGTAACCTTGTCCAAACAGATCTAAAGGGGTATCAGCTACAGAAGATACAAACCAGTGGTAGAGATGAAGGCTACCACACAGTCACGCAGGACGGGGATCTGATCTATACAGACAAACACATCAAAGTCATCTATAGGATTACACCGGATGATACAAtcactgaattcattaaaacaggAGACTGGGAATCACTCAGTATACACTCCTTCCACACCAACGGGGACATACTGGTGGGGATGATAAAGGATGGAGAGCCCTCTAAAGTCACCAGGTACAACAAGACAGGGACAGAAATGCAGAACATACAGAGAGACAACAAAGGACAGACACTGTATGGTACACCAcactacatcacagaaaacatcaatggtgaTGTCTGTGTATCAGATCATTACAGTGGTGTAGTGGTGGTGGATAAATCAGGACAACACAGGTTCTCCTACACAGGTCAAGGGTCATGGTTTAGACCCTATGGAATATGTACTGATGTACTCggtcacatcctggtgtgtgatacTTACAGTGACACAGTTCAtctcctggatcaggacggtcagttcctgtctGTACTACTCACAGAACAACAAGGGCTAAAGTATCCCTATAGTGTGTGTGTGGATGATGAGAACAATCTCTGGGTGGGACAGTATGAGACCAACACAGTGACAGTGTACAAGTATCTACAGtga